One genomic segment of Dysosmobacter sp. Marseille-Q4140 includes these proteins:
- the pth gene encoding aminoacyl-tRNA hydrolase, with protein MLFASKTAGPEWLVVGLGNPGQKYANTRHNMGFLTVDLLAEQKGVKLNKVKFKSAYNILSFAGARCLVMKPQTYMNLSGEAVREAAQFYKIPADHVLVIYDDVSLPVGKLRVRPTGSAGGHNGIKNIIAHLGTQDFPRIKIGTGAPGQDGDMIDWVIGVPSQADRKILLESFERAIEAAACIIENGCQKAMNDFN; from the coding sequence CTGCTGTTTGCAAGCAAGACCGCCGGCCCGGAGTGGCTGGTGGTGGGCCTGGGCAATCCGGGCCAGAAGTACGCCAACACCCGCCACAACATGGGCTTTCTGACCGTGGACCTGCTGGCGGAGCAAAAGGGCGTGAAGCTCAACAAGGTCAAGTTCAAGTCCGCCTATAATATCCTCTCCTTCGCCGGGGCCCGGTGTCTGGTGATGAAGCCCCAGACCTATATGAACCTCTCCGGCGAGGCGGTGCGGGAGGCGGCCCAGTTCTACAAGATCCCCGCCGACCACGTGCTGGTGATCTACGACGACGTGTCCCTGCCCGTGGGCAAGCTGCGGGTCCGGCCCACCGGCTCCGCCGGCGGCCACAACGGCATCAAGAACATCATCGCCCATCTGGGCACCCAGGACTTCCCCCGCATCAAGATCGGCACCGGCGCCCCGGGCCAGGACGGCGACATGATCGACTGGGTCATCGGCGTGCCCTCCCAGGCGGACCGGAAGATCCTGCTGGAGAGCTTTGAGCGGGCCATCGAGGCGGCGGCGTGCATCATTGAAAACGGCTGCCAGAAGGCCATGAACGACTTCAACTGA
- a CDS encoding glucosamine-1-phosphate N-acetyltransferase, giving the protein MDHPQRAVFFLEEDSSVPAHSKPLMLEAVLFCPILRWMSDQLLADGVQRFFVVCGPRFAREARACLPEDLPVTVSEQQRDLLDFLDTEEETAVFVHAALPAAEAGPGFAYAASGHELAEVWREKMTNAVSGARLLPGWLPVFGLETLTELEPLFRERIVRRHIQNGVRILDPSAVYIDPRVRVGRGTALLPGTILRGESAIGCGCEIGPQAMVDGCQVGDGVTINASQVTGSTLADGCDVGPYAHVRPGCQVGPKCHVGAFVQLKNCVLGEGTKMSHLTYVGDADVGSGVNFGCGTVTTNYDGFEKHRCVIGDNAFIGCNTNLVAPVTVGEGSYIAAGATITKDVPADALAVARAKQENKEGWARRRRQMHGK; this is encoded by the coding sequence ATGGATCATCCGCAGCGCGCCGTGTTCTTTTTGGAGGAGGATTCTTCCGTTCCGGCGCACTCCAAACCGCTGATGCTGGAAGCCGTTCTGTTTTGCCCGATCCTCAGATGGATGAGTGACCAGTTGCTGGCCGATGGCGTGCAGCGGTTTTTTGTCGTTTGCGGACCCCGCTTCGCCCGGGAGGCCCGCGCCTGCCTGCCGGAGGATCTTCCGGTCACTGTGTCGGAGCAGCAGCGGGACCTGCTGGACTTCCTGGACACGGAGGAGGAGACGGCGGTCTTTGTCCACGCCGCCCTGCCCGCGGCGGAGGCCGGCCCCGGCTTCGCCTATGCCGCCTCCGGCCATGAGCTGGCGGAGGTCTGGCGGGAGAAGATGACCAACGCCGTCTCCGGCGCCCGGCTGCTGCCGGGCTGGCTGCCGGTGTTCGGCCTGGAGACCCTGACGGAGCTGGAGCCCCTGTTCCGGGAGCGGATCGTCCGCCGCCACATCCAAAACGGCGTCCGGATCCTGGATCCCTCCGCCGTCTATATCGATCCCCGGGTCCGGGTGGGCCGGGGGACTGCTTTGCTGCCCGGCACCATTCTGCGGGGCGAGAGCGCCATCGGCTGCGGCTGCGAGATCGGGCCCCAGGCCATGGTGGACGGCTGCCAGGTGGGCGACGGCGTGACCATCAACGCCTCCCAGGTCACCGGCAGCACCCTGGCCGACGGCTGCGACGTGGGGCCCTATGCCCACGTGCGTCCCGGCTGCCAGGTGGGACCCAAGTGCCATGTGGGCGCCTTTGTCCAGCTGAAAAACTGCGTGCTGGGCGAGGGCACCAAGATGAGCCACCTGACCTACGTGGGCGACGCCGACGTGGGCAGCGGCGTCAACTTCGGCTGCGGCACCGTCACCACCAACTACGACGGCTTTGAAAAGCACCGCTGCGTCATCGGGGACAACGCCTTCATCGGCTGCAACACCAATCTGGTGGCGCCGGTGACCGTGGGCGAGGGCTCCTATATCGCCGCGGGCGCCACCATCACCAAAGATGTCCCCGCGGACGCCCTGGCCGTGGCCCGGGCCAAGCAGGAGAACAAAGAGGGCTGGGCCCGCCGCCGGCGGCAGATGCACGGAAAATAA
- the tpiA gene encoding triose-phosphate isomerase, with translation MNRRYRKTVIAGNWKMNMTATETKKFAEDMKKIMPRAKWCETLICVPACNIQTAVKAFKDLRISVGAENVYFEEKGAYTGEVSADMLKDLGVKYVIVGHSERRQYFCETDTTVNKKVHAVLNAGMNPIICVGESLEQRETGITNEWIALQVKSALNGVPADKLRRCIIAYEPIWAIGTGKTATAEQAGEVCGNIRATIRSLYGARVARSITIQYGGSMNPKNAAELLAQPDIDGGLIGGAALRPEQFVEIVNAANQD, from the coding sequence ATGAATCGCAGATATCGCAAGACCGTCATCGCCGGCAACTGGAAGATGAACATGACCGCCACCGAGACCAAGAAGTTCGCTGAGGACATGAAGAAGATCATGCCCCGCGCCAAGTGGTGCGAGACGCTGATCTGCGTCCCCGCCTGCAACATCCAGACCGCCGTCAAGGCCTTCAAGGACCTGCGGATCTCCGTGGGCGCCGAGAACGTCTACTTCGAGGAGAAGGGCGCCTACACCGGCGAGGTCTCCGCCGACATGCTCAAGGACCTGGGCGTCAAGTACGTCATCGTGGGCCACAGCGAGCGGCGGCAGTATTTCTGCGAGACCGACACCACCGTCAACAAGAAGGTCCACGCCGTGCTGAACGCCGGCATGAACCCCATCATCTGCGTGGGCGAGAGCCTGGAGCAGCGTGAGACCGGCATCACCAACGAGTGGATCGCCCTGCAGGTCAAGAGCGCCCTCAACGGCGTGCCCGCCGACAAGCTGCGCCGCTGCATCATCGCCTATGAGCCCATCTGGGCCATCGGCACCGGCAAGACCGCCACTGCCGAGCAGGCCGGCGAGGTCTGCGGCAACATCCGCGCCACCATCCGTTCCCTGTACGGCGCCCGGGTGGCCCGCTCCATCACCATCCAGTACGGCGGCTCCATGAATCCCAAGAACGCCGCGGAGCTGCTGGCCCAGCCGGACATCGACGGCGGCCTCATCGGCGGCGCCGCCCTGAGGCCCGAGCAGTTCGTGGAGATCGTCAACGCCGCCAATCAGGACTGA
- a CDS encoding ribose-phosphate pyrophosphokinase, whose translation MISHGKDVKIFSGNANPKLADEICKLMGTKLGEAEVGTFSDGEVFVSLYETVRGSDVFVVQSTCGAVNNNLMELLIMIDALKRASAGRITAVIPYFGYARQDRKAKARDPITAKLVANMITAAGADRVLTMDLHAAQIQGFFDIPVDNLAGNPIFVDYYAKKFGAECENMMVVSPDVGSVARARAFAQKLHMNLAIVDKRRQKANSCEVMNVIGDVRDKDCILFDDMVDTGGSLCNAAQALIEVGGAKSVHACASHGVLSGPALERVNNSVIQELALLDTIPAVDPVKCPKIKYLSVAPMFSEAIERIYQEISISKLFR comes from the coding sequence ATGATTTCTCACGGCAAAGATGTCAAAATTTTCTCCGGCAACGCGAACCCCAAACTGGCGGATGAGATCTGCAAGCTCATGGGCACCAAGCTGGGTGAGGCTGAGGTAGGCACCTTCTCCGACGGCGAGGTATTCGTCTCCCTGTATGAGACCGTCCGCGGCAGCGACGTGTTCGTGGTCCAGTCCACCTGCGGCGCCGTCAACAACAATCTGATGGAGCTGCTCATCATGATCGACGCCCTGAAGCGGGCCTCCGCCGGCCGGATCACCGCGGTGATCCCCTACTTCGGCTACGCCCGTCAGGACCGCAAGGCCAAGGCCCGCGACCCCATCACCGCCAAGCTGGTGGCCAACATGATCACCGCCGCCGGCGCCGACCGGGTGCTGACCATGGACCTCCACGCCGCCCAGATCCAGGGCTTCTTCGACATCCCGGTGGACAACCTGGCCGGCAACCCCATCTTTGTGGACTACTACGCCAAGAAGTTCGGCGCCGAGTGTGAGAACATGATGGTGGTCTCCCCCGACGTGGGCTCCGTGGCCCGTGCCCGCGCCTTCGCCCAGAAGCTGCACATGAACCTGGCCATCGTGGACAAGCGCCGCCAGAAGGCCAACAGCTGCGAGGTCATGAACGTCATCGGCGACGTCCGGGACAAGGACTGCATCCTCTTCGACGACATGGTGGATACCGGCGGATCTCTGTGCAACGCCGCCCAGGCCCTGATCGAAGTGGGCGGGGCCAAGAGCGTCCACGCCTGCGCCTCTCACGGCGTCCTCTCCGGCCCGGCCCTGGAGCGGGTCAACAACAGCGTCATCCAGGAGCTGGCTCTGCTGGACACCATCCCCGCCGTGGACCCGGTCAAGTGCCCCAAGATCAAGTACCTGTCCGTGGCCCCCATGTTCTCCGAGGCCATCGAGCGCATCTATCAGGAGATCTCCATCTCCAAGCTGTTCCGCTGA
- a CDS encoding phosphoglycerate kinase produces MNYNKKTVRDVDVAGKKVLLRCDFNVPLAKDGSGVITDDKRIRAALPTIQYLLDQGAAVIACSHLGKPAATFESYAKKQAEKGKEATKEAWEKSLKALSLAPVAQRLSELLGKPVIMASDVVGPDAQAKAAALKPGEILLLENTRFEKGETKNDPALAKAMADMAEVYVSDAFGAVHRAHASTAGVADYLPAVSGFLIQKELDFVGGALANPKRPLVAILGGSKVSSKIGVINNLLEIADTIIIGGGMAYTFSAAQGGKVGDSLLEADWEDYANDMVKKAADKGVKLLLPVDTVCADAFAPDAKSQVVKAGEIPDGWQGLDIGPETVKLYCGAVADAGTVIWNGPMGVFEFPAFAKGTEAVAEALSKTGAITIIGGGDSAAAVQQLGYADKMTHISTGGGASLEFMEGKELPGVACLLDK; encoded by the coding sequence ATGAACTACAACAAAAAGACCGTTCGTGACGTGGATGTGGCCGGCAAGAAGGTCCTGCTGCGCTGCGACTTCAACGTGCCCCTGGCCAAGGACGGCAGCGGCGTCATCACCGACGACAAGCGCATCCGCGCCGCCCTGCCCACCATCCAGTACCTGCTGGACCAGGGCGCCGCCGTTATCGCCTGCTCTCACCTGGGCAAGCCCGCGGCCACCTTCGAGTCCTACGCCAAAAAGCAGGCGGAAAAGGGCAAGGAGGCCACCAAGGAGGCCTGGGAGAAATCCCTCAAGGCCCTGTCCCTGGCCCCTGTGGCCCAGCGTCTGAGCGAGCTGCTGGGCAAGCCCGTCATCATGGCTTCCGACGTGGTGGGCCCCGACGCCCAGGCCAAGGCCGCCGCGCTGAAGCCCGGCGAGATCCTGCTGCTGGAGAACACCCGCTTTGAAAAGGGCGAGACCAAGAACGACCCCGCCCTGGCAAAGGCCATGGCCGACATGGCGGAGGTCTATGTATCCGACGCCTTCGGCGCCGTCCACCGGGCCCATGCCTCCACCGCGGGCGTTGCCGACTACCTGCCCGCCGTCTCCGGCTTCCTGATCCAGAAGGAGCTGGACTTCGTCGGCGGCGCCCTGGCCAATCCCAAGCGGCCCCTGGTGGCCATCCTGGGCGGCAGCAAGGTCAGCTCCAAGATCGGCGTCATCAACAACCTCCTGGAGATCGCCGACACCATCATCATCGGCGGCGGCATGGCCTACACCTTCTCCGCCGCCCAGGGCGGCAAGGTGGGCGACAGCCTGCTGGAGGCCGACTGGGAAGACTACGCCAATGACATGGTGAAAAAGGCCGCCGACAAGGGCGTCAAGCTCCTGCTGCCGGTGGACACCGTCTGCGCCGACGCCTTCGCCCCCGACGCCAAGAGCCAGGTGGTCAAGGCCGGTGAGATCCCCGACGGCTGGCAGGGCCTGGACATCGGCCCCGAGACCGTGAAGCTGTACTGCGGCGCCGTGGCCGACGCCGGTACCGTCATCTGGAACGGCCCCATGGGCGTGTTTGAGTTCCCCGCCTTCGCCAAGGGCACCGAGGCCGTGGCCGAGGCCCTCAGCAAGACCGGCGCCATCACCATCATCGGCGGCGGCGACAGCGCGGCTGCCGTGCAGCAGCTGGGCTACGCCGACAAGATGACCCACATCTCCACCGGCGGCGGCGCCAGCCTGGAGTTCATGGAGGGCAAGGAGCTGCCGGGCGTGGCCTGCCTGCTGGACAAGTAA
- a CDS encoding peptidyl-prolyl cis-trans isomerase — protein sequence MRRIITAALACALLLTLAACGGKGTPPGDDLLSRASGTPSDEPGLTVDGREVEAWRYLYWLAYTCDSIQTAYDDAGTELDWDAAFGEGTLADYAAEQALADTVLYAVVENMAEDQDCALTEEDRAAMEADWTAAAEAAGGEDAYLTDLGRLGLDRTRAETLAATAYLYDRLRQSAGDPESGAYPTAEDLAAFGADSGYLTLDFIRVDAGDDAEAARARAGEAFSKLNGSAAPENDFAVLAATYSDDPDRDQYPHGRTFRAGEGTLPAAAEEAALDLEEGQWSGIVEADGSFYILLRLPLDASATAAEWFDWRLQSAAEAAEVKWTSTLEDLDAGEFWSALMDAEDAPQT from the coding sequence ATGAGAAGGATCATCACCGCTGCCCTCGCCTGCGCTTTGCTGCTGACCCTGGCCGCCTGCGGCGGCAAAGGGACCCCGCCGGGGGACGACCTGCTGTCCCGGGCCTCCGGCACCCCCTCCGATGAGCCGGGCCTGACCGTGGACGGCCGGGAGGTGGAGGCCTGGCGGTACCTCTACTGGCTGGCCTACACCTGCGACAGCATCCAGACCGCCTACGATGACGCCGGCACAGAGCTGGACTGGGACGCCGCCTTCGGTGAGGGCACCCTGGCGGACTACGCCGCGGAGCAGGCCCTGGCGGACACGGTGCTCTACGCCGTGGTGGAAAACATGGCGGAGGACCAGGACTGCGCCCTGACCGAGGAGGACCGGGCCGCCATGGAGGCCGACTGGACCGCCGCGGCGGAGGCCGCCGGAGGCGAGGACGCCTACCTCACCGATCTGGGACGGCTGGGCCTGGACCGGACCCGGGCGGAGACCCTGGCCGCTACCGCCTACCTCTACGACCGGCTGCGGCAGAGCGCCGGTGACCCGGAGAGCGGCGCCTACCCCACGGCGGAGGACCTGGCCGCCTTCGGCGCCGACAGCGGCTATCTTACCCTGGACTTCATCCGGGTGGACGCCGGGGACGACGCCGAGGCCGCCCGTGCCCGGGCCGGAGAGGCCTTCTCCAAGCTCAACGGCTCCGCCGCCCCGGAGAACGACTTCGCGGTCCTGGCCGCCACGTACAGCGACGACCCTGACCGGGACCAGTACCCCCACGGCCGGACCTTCCGCGCCGGGGAGGGCACCCTGCCCGCGGCGGCGGAGGAGGCGGCCCTGGACCTGGAGGAGGGCCAGTGGAGCGGCATCGTGGAGGCTGACGGCAGCTTCTATATCCTGCTGCGGTTGCCGCTGGACGCCTCCGCCACCGCTGCCGAGTGGTTCGACTGGCGGCTCCAGTCCGCTGCGGAAGCGGCGGAGGTAAAGTGGACCTCCACCCTGGAGGACTTGGACGCCGGAGAATTCTGGAGCGCCCTGATGGATGCGGAGGACGCTCCGCAAACGTGA
- the mfd gene encoding transcription-repair coupling factor: MERFLETLNTLPQVAQLAQLVESGGCPAAVTGLQPVQRACVGAAVARAAGRPAVFVCGDEREVQTLCADLETLTGSRPVTLLGREWQLRPGAVASRDWERGRLAALYALASGRAETVVATADALLERTLPPALLKGLAVTLEPGKRVDLKALTEGLLRGGYARCDQVEGVGQFALRGGILDVFSPLMDQPVRCEFFDDEIDSMGAFDPGTQRRTRNLETALLLPAAEVLPHAAPGGLTGLAEALETLAARLEKKQKAEAQVRTLREDAERLRAGAVPGGMDRYLAAVYKEVTAGVHYLPADAVVFLSESGRVDERVKNTLLRLKQDTEALLEAGLMTGEYARLCLGAEEFYAALEDFPVIMENALPTSRYPLRPRDLTAVNAKQLSSYGGSLETAVTDLEHYRSAGSAVLMLCGGETRARNLLRMLEDRGIPATLDLKGAAMPAPGEVRISLGALSAGSEWPALHLAVLTEGQLSAPAVRRRQKLKTDSNRQKLQSYTDLSPGDLVVHVHHGVGRFSGLQRMPVDGVEKDYIKIDYAGGDCLYVPVTQLDLVSKYIGGGEDQERTRLNKLGGTEWAKQKTKAKKAVKDLAKGLTQLYAERQRRPGFAFSPDSPWQREFEEAFDYAETDDQLRCIAEIKADMERPRPMDRLLCGDVGYGKTEVALRAVMKCVLDGKQSAILVPTTVLAQQHYATAVNRFRDFPVKIEVLSRFTTAKEQKRILGALKAGGVDLLIGTHKLLQKTVEFKDLGLLIIDEEQRFGVTHKERLKEISRQVDVLTLSATPIPRTLNMALSGLRDMSTLEEPPADRQPVQTYVLEHDWAILEDAIRRELSRGGQVYYLHNRVETIDLTAARLQKILGPEARIVTGHGKMSEQELSSVMQAMVDGEADILVCTTIIETGIDIPNVNTLIIEDADKMGLSQLHQIRGRIGRSARRAYAYLTFRRGKVLQETAAKRLAAIREYVEFGSGFKIAMRDLEIRGAGNLLGPEQSGYLMSVGYDLYLKLLEEAVLEEQGQEKQVETECAADLTVNAHIPDRYVPSPEQRMDLYRRIAAIRTDEDASDLLDELLDRYGEAPKAVLALLDVALLRAAAAKAGVSDISQKGNVLRLQLGLFHPAALAAVCGLAKYRRRLTLAAGEVPALSLTLKPGEDVLEAARTLVEDLTLAAEK; encoded by the coding sequence ATGGAACGTTTTCTGGAAACACTCAATACGCTCCCCCAGGTGGCCCAGCTGGCGCAGCTGGTGGAGTCCGGCGGCTGCCCGGCGGCGGTGACCGGCCTGCAGCCGGTGCAGCGGGCCTGCGTGGGCGCCGCTGTGGCCCGGGCCGCCGGGCGTCCGGCGGTGTTCGTCTGCGGCGACGAGCGGGAGGTCCAGACCCTCTGCGCCGATCTGGAGACCCTGACGGGCAGCCGTCCGGTGACCCTGCTGGGCCGGGAGTGGCAGCTGCGCCCCGGCGCCGTGGCCTCCCGGGACTGGGAGCGGGGGCGTCTTGCGGCCCTGTACGCCCTGGCCTCCGGCCGGGCGGAGACGGTGGTGGCCACGGCGGACGCCCTGCTGGAGCGGACGCTGCCGCCGGCGCTGCTGAAAGGTCTGGCGGTGACGCTGGAGCCGGGGAAGCGGGTGGATTTGAAGGCCCTGACCGAGGGCCTGCTCCGCGGCGGCTACGCCCGCTGCGACCAGGTGGAGGGCGTGGGCCAGTTCGCCCTGCGGGGCGGCATCCTGGACGTGTTCTCCCCCCTGATGGACCAGCCGGTGCGCTGCGAGTTCTTCGACGACGAGATCGACTCCATGGGAGCCTTCGACCCCGGTACCCAGCGCCGGACCCGGAACCTGGAGACGGCGCTGCTGCTGCCGGCGGCGGAGGTGCTGCCCCACGCGGCCCCCGGGGGCCTTACCGGCCTGGCGGAGGCCCTGGAGACTCTGGCCGCCAGGCTGGAAAAAAAACAGAAGGCGGAGGCCCAGGTCCGGACCCTCCGGGAGGACGCCGAGCGGCTGAGGGCCGGGGCCGTCCCCGGCGGCATGGACCGGTATCTGGCCGCCGTGTACAAGGAGGTCACCGCCGGCGTCCATTATCTGCCCGCCGACGCGGTGGTGTTCCTCAGCGAGAGCGGCCGGGTGGACGAGCGGGTGAAAAACACCCTCCTGCGGCTCAAGCAGGACACGGAGGCGCTGCTGGAGGCCGGGCTGATGACCGGGGAGTACGCCCGGCTGTGCCTGGGGGCCGAGGAGTTCTACGCTGCGCTGGAGGACTTCCCCGTCATTATGGAAAACGCCCTGCCTACCTCCCGCTATCCCCTGCGGCCCAGGGACCTCACCGCCGTCAACGCCAAGCAGCTCAGCTCCTACGGCGGAAGCCTGGAGACCGCCGTTACGGACCTGGAGCACTACCGCTCCGCCGGCAGCGCCGTGCTGATGCTCTGCGGCGGGGAGACGAGGGCCCGAAACCTGCTGCGGATGCTGGAGGACCGGGGCATTCCGGCCACGCTGGACCTCAAGGGCGCCGCTATGCCGGCGCCGGGGGAGGTCCGGATCTCCCTGGGGGCCCTCTCCGCAGGCAGCGAGTGGCCGGCGCTGCACCTGGCGGTGCTGACGGAGGGACAGCTGTCCGCCCCGGCGGTCCGCCGGCGGCAGAAGCTGAAAACCGACTCCAACCGCCAGAAGCTCCAGTCCTACACCGACCTCTCCCCCGGGGACCTGGTGGTCCACGTCCACCACGGCGTGGGCCGGTTCTCAGGGCTGCAGCGGATGCCGGTGGACGGCGTGGAAAAGGACTATATCAAGATCGACTACGCCGGGGGCGACTGCCTGTACGTCCCCGTGACCCAGCTGGACCTGGTCAGCAAATACATCGGCGGCGGCGAGGACCAGGAGCGGACCCGCCTCAACAAGCTGGGCGGCACCGAGTGGGCCAAGCAGAAAACCAAGGCCAAAAAGGCGGTGAAGGACCTGGCCAAGGGCCTCACCCAGCTCTACGCCGAGCGGCAGCGGCGGCCGGGCTTCGCCTTCTCCCCGGACTCCCCCTGGCAGCGGGAGTTCGAGGAGGCCTTCGACTACGCCGAGACCGACGACCAGCTCCGCTGTATCGCCGAGATCAAGGCCGACATGGAGCGGCCTCGGCCCATGGACCGGCTGCTGTGCGGCGACGTGGGCTACGGCAAGACCGAGGTGGCCCTCCGGGCGGTGATGAAGTGCGTGCTGGACGGTAAGCAATCCGCCATTTTGGTGCCCACCACGGTCCTGGCCCAGCAGCACTACGCCACGGCGGTGAACCGGTTCCGGGACTTCCCGGTGAAGATCGAGGTCCTCTCCCGCTTCACCACCGCCAAGGAGCAAAAGCGCATCCTGGGGGCCCTGAAGGCCGGAGGGGTGGACCTTTTGATCGGCACCCACAAGCTGCTGCAAAAGACCGTGGAGTTCAAGGACCTGGGGCTGCTCATCATCGACGAGGAGCAGCGCTTCGGCGTCACCCACAAGGAGCGGCTCAAGGAGATCAGCCGCCAGGTGGACGTCCTGACCCTCTCCGCCACCCCCATCCCCCGGACGCTGAACATGGCGCTCTCGGGCCTCAGGGACATGTCCACCCTGGAGGAGCCCCCGGCGGACCGCCAGCCGGTCCAGACCTATGTGCTGGAGCACGACTGGGCCATCCTGGAGGACGCTATTCGCCGGGAGCTGAGCCGGGGCGGCCAGGTCTACTACCTCCACAACCGGGTGGAGACCATCGACCTCACCGCCGCCCGGCTCCAGAAGATACTGGGGCCGGAGGCGCGCATCGTCACCGGCCACGGCAAGATGAGCGAGCAGGAACTGTCCTCCGTCATGCAGGCCATGGTGGACGGCGAGGCGGACATCCTGGTGTGCACCACCATCATCGAGACCGGCATCGACATCCCCAACGTCAACACCCTCATCATCGAGGACGCCGACAAGATGGGCCTCAGCCAGCTCCACCAGATCCGGGGCCGCATCGGCCGCAGTGCCCGCCGGGCCTACGCCTATCTCACCTTCCGGCGGGGCAAGGTCCTCCAGGAGACCGCCGCCAAGCGCCTGGCCGCCATCCGGGAGTACGTGGAGTTCGGCTCCGGCTTCAAGATCGCCATGCGGGACCTGGAGATCCGGGGCGCGGGCAACCTGCTGGGTCCGGAGCAGTCCGGCTACCTCATGAGCGTGGGCTACGACCTGTACCTCAAGCTCCTGGAGGAGGCTGTTTTGGAGGAGCAGGGCCAGGAGAAGCAGGTGGAGACCGAGTGCGCCGCGGACCTGACCGTCAACGCCCACATCCCCGACCGGTACGTGCCCTCCCCGGAGCAGCGGATGGACCTCTACCGCCGCATTGCCGCCATCCGCACCGACGAGGACGCCTCGGACCTGCTGGACGAGCTGCTGGACCGCTACGGCGAGGCCCCCAAGGCCGTGCTGGCGCTGCTGGACGTGGCCCTGCTCCGCGCCGCCGCCGCCAAGGCCGGCGTGTCGGACATCTCCCAGAAGGGCAATGTCCTGCGTCTCCAGCTGGGCCTGTTCCACCCGGCGGCCCTGGCGGCCGTGTGCGGCCTGGCCAAGTACCGCCGCCGCCTGACCCTGGCAGCGGGGGAGGTGCCCGCCCTGTCCCTGACCCTCAAACCCGGCGAGGACGTGCTGGAGGCCGCCAGGACCCTGGTGGAGGACCTGACCCTGGCCGCGGAAAAATAA
- a CDS encoding tRNA (cytidine(34)-2'-O)-methyltransferase codes for MLNIVLVEPEIPQNCGNVARTCAATGSRLHLVRPLGFDISDRAVRRAGLDYWHLVEVTAYDSLDDLFARHPEAAAEAWLTTTKAPRSYEAARFTPDSWLFFGKETAGLPLDFRERFRDRCIRLPMISQARSLNLSNTVAVCVYEALRQTGFPGLQDTGEMALPRDPNTTDKTEETQ; via the coding sequence ATGCTGAATATCGTACTGGTGGAACCGGAGATCCCCCAGAACTGCGGAAACGTGGCCCGCACCTGCGCCGCCACCGGCAGCCGCCTCCACCTGGTCCGGCCTCTGGGATTCGACATTTCGGACCGGGCCGTGCGCCGGGCGGGGCTGGACTACTGGCACCTGGTGGAGGTCACCGCCTACGACAGTCTGGACGACCTCTTCGCCCGGCACCCTGAGGCCGCGGCGGAGGCCTGGCTCACCACCACCAAGGCCCCCCGGTCCTATGAGGCCGCCCGCTTCACGCCGGACAGCTGGCTGTTCTTCGGCAAGGAGACGGCGGGGCTGCCCCTGGACTTCCGGGAGCGGTTCCGCGACCGGTGCATCCGCCTCCCCATGATTTCCCAGGCAAGGAGCCTGAACCTCAGCAACACCGTGGCGGTGTGCGTCTACGAGGCCCTGCGGCAAACCGGCTTCCCCGGCCTGCAGGACACCGGCGAGATGGCGCTGCCCCGCGATCCCAACACAACTGACAAAACGGAGGAAACCCAATGA